The proteins below come from a single Thermopolyspora flexuosa genomic window:
- a CDS encoding RNA polymerase sigma factor: protein MLYERHAAGMLRLIRRLTARLEVAEEILQESWLAVWRSAGGYRGEASVRAYLLGVARRQAHNRLRQTEPVLVELEDAVDLPAAEPAVEDQVLARAGRRELVAAVLELPEHLREVLGLVLAEDLPYPEVAAILGVPPGTVKSRMWTARRLLAATLTKVTKREGGRSGER from the coding sequence GTGCTCTACGAGCGCCATGCCGCCGGGATGCTGCGACTGATCCGGCGGCTCACCGCGCGCCTCGAGGTGGCGGAGGAGATCCTCCAGGAGTCCTGGCTGGCGGTGTGGCGCTCGGCGGGCGGTTACCGAGGCGAGGCTTCGGTGCGGGCCTACCTGCTCGGGGTGGCCCGGCGGCAGGCGCACAACCGCCTGCGGCAAACCGAGCCGGTCCTCGTGGAGCTGGAGGACGCCGTGGATCTGCCCGCCGCGGAGCCCGCGGTCGAGGACCAGGTGCTGGCCCGGGCCGGCCGCCGGGAGCTCGTGGCCGCCGTGCTCGAACTGCCCGAGCACCTGCGTGAGGTGCTCGGGCTCGTGCTCGCGGAGGACCTGCCGTATCCCGAGGTGGCTGCGATACTCGGTGTCCCGCCCGGCACGGTCAAAAGCCGCATGTGGACGGCCCGTCGGCTTCTGGCGGCGACCCTGACAAAGGTGACAAAACGGGAAGGGGGGCGGAGTGGTGAACGATGA
- a CDS encoding chromate transporter, which translates to MTDAPDGGTAAGPRWRVLAEVAAVFLKLGLIGFGGPAAHMALMRDELVRRRGWVSDQRFLDLMGAVNFIPGPNSTELAIHLGHDRARSRGLIVAGVCFILPAFAIVTALAWAYVRYGTTPAVAGLLYAVKPVVVAIVVWAIAGLLRTAVKDRMTGVAAAAGLAAYLLGVNELAVLAAGGLLVTAVRTRASWLPGRLGRGSGTGLGSGRGRSSRSADAGPGEDDGDQDAPSGDRTRGASARTTGGDRREAGTSHRHTDETTRDSGQKDSGTDENSRHTDGHGGSATANDRDPSGSDRDTGEGREARPSHHDTNATGEDGPDGNGRRTNGNGGGTDANDHDPDGSPPGATGGLPALLAPLAAPYFPDPTGGQLAQLFLTFLKIGAVLYGSGYVLLAFLEGDLVERLGWITNTQLLDAVSIGQVTPGPVFTTATFIGYLVMGLPGAVLATIAIFLPSFVFVGLLTRIIDVIRNRTWSAAFLDGVNATALALMTGVTLHLARDALVDPLTVALAVLALLLQWRTRLNTAWLIGAAAALGAVRALIL; encoded by the coding sequence ATGACCGATGCGCCGGACGGCGGCACGGCGGCCGGGCCGCGGTGGCGGGTGCTCGCCGAGGTGGCGGCCGTCTTCCTCAAGCTGGGCCTGATCGGCTTCGGCGGTCCGGCCGCCCACATGGCGCTCATGCGCGACGAGCTGGTACGGCGCCGCGGCTGGGTGAGCGACCAGCGCTTCCTCGACCTGATGGGCGCGGTCAACTTCATCCCCGGCCCGAACTCGACCGAGCTCGCCATCCATCTCGGCCACGACCGCGCCCGCTCGCGCGGCCTCATCGTGGCCGGGGTCTGCTTCATCCTCCCGGCCTTCGCGATCGTCACCGCCCTCGCCTGGGCGTACGTCCGCTACGGCACCACCCCAGCCGTGGCCGGCCTGCTCTACGCCGTCAAGCCCGTGGTCGTGGCCATCGTCGTCTGGGCGATCGCCGGCCTCCTGCGGACCGCTGTGAAAGACCGCATGACCGGCGTGGCCGCCGCGGCGGGCCTCGCCGCCTACCTGCTCGGCGTGAACGAGCTGGCCGTACTCGCCGCCGGCGGCCTCCTCGTCACCGCCGTCCGCACCCGCGCCTCCTGGCTCCCCGGCCGGCTCGGCCGCGGTTCCGGCACCGGCCTCGGAAGCGGGCGTGGCCGGTCGAGCCGGTCGGCCGATGCCGGCCCCGGCGAGGATGACGGCGACCAGGACGCACCCTCGGGTGACCGCACACGCGGCGCGAGCGCCCGGACCACCGGCGGCGACAGGCGCGAGGCAGGCACAAGCCACCGTCACACGGACGAGACCACCCGAGACTCCGGCCAAAAAGACTCCGGCACCGACGAGAACAGCCGCCATACGGACGGCCACGGCGGCAGTGCCACCGCGAACGACCGTGACCCGAGCGGGAGTGATCGGGACACCGGCGAGGGCCGGGAGGCCCGCCCGAGCCATCACGACACGAACGCGACCGGCGAAGACGGCCCCGACGGGAACGGCCGCCGTACGAACGGAAACGGCGGCGGCACCGACGCGAACGACCACGATCCGGACGGGAGCCCACCGGGCGCCACCGGCGGCCTCCCCGCGCTCCTGGCCCCGCTCGCCGCCCCGTACTTCCCCGACCCCACCGGCGGCCAGCTCGCCCAGCTCTTCCTGACCTTCTTGAAGATCGGCGCCGTCCTGTACGGCAGCGGCTACGTCCTTCTCGCCTTCCTCGAAGGCGACCTCGTCGAGCGCCTCGGGTGGATCACCAACACCCAGCTCCTCGACGCCGTCTCCATCGGCCAGGTCACCCCGGGCCCCGTCTTCACCACCGCCACCTTCATCGGCTACCTGGTCATGGGCCTCCCCGGCGCCGTCCTCGCCACCATCGCCATCTTCCTGCCGTCCTTCGTCTTCGTCGGCCTCCTCACCCGCATCATCGACGTCATCCGCAACCGCACCTGGTCCGCCGCCTTCCTCGACGGCGTCAACGCCACCGCCCTCGCCCTCATGACCGGCGTCACCCTCCACCTGGCCCGCGACGCCTTGGTCGACCCCCTCACCGTCGCGCTCGCTGTCCTCGCCCTCCTCCTTCAATGGCGCACCCGCCTCAACACCGCCTGGCTCATCGGCGCCGCCGCCGCCCTCGGCGCGGTCCGCGCCCTCATTCTCTGA
- a CDS encoding chaperone modulator CbpM yields the protein MSFGMVRITRTDLMDPDAFARACGLHPELVRRLVVLGLLEAFTDRSGRMWLPRSQLAVAARIQRLRAALPVNYAALGLVIDLLDRIAELEAALRRRPAAGPPGAAAGRTRPQPLARRPDDTYRTWG from the coding sequence ATGAGCTTCGGCATGGTCCGGATCACCCGGACCGACCTGATGGACCCGGACGCGTTCGCGCGGGCCTGCGGGCTCCACCCCGAGCTGGTACGCCGCCTGGTGGTGCTCGGCCTGCTCGAGGCGTTCACCGACCGGTCCGGGCGGATGTGGCTGCCGCGGTCCCAGCTCGCGGTCGCCGCCCGCATCCAGCGGCTGCGCGCCGCGCTCCCGGTCAACTACGCCGCGCTCGGGCTCGTCATCGACCTGCTCGACCGCATCGCCGAACTCGAGGCCGCGCTGCGCCGCCGCCCCGCCGCCGGGCCGCCGGGCGCCGCGGCCGGCCGTACCCGGCCCCAGCCCCTGGCGCGCAGGCCGGATGACACCTACCGCACCTGGGGGTGA
- a CDS encoding mCpol domain-containing protein produces the protein MNDEPDNEPSGHDTFAYFDGDDIGPRLELLLLDNKIEEARQYSLSINQALTQARTLLEDIHPVEVIIFGGDDLFVSWPDDKVALSDIENVKRVFLEMTGNTMSVGLGRSPKEAMHNLRRAKLLGKDKIVQPL, from the coding sequence ATGAACGATGAACCCGACAACGAACCGTCTGGCCACGACACCTTTGCGTACTTTGACGGTGATGACATCGGGCCGAGGTTGGAGCTACTGCTACTGGACAACAAGATAGAGGAGGCCCGCCAATACAGCTTGTCAATCAATCAAGCCCTGACCCAGGCCCGCACATTACTAGAGGACATCCACCCGGTAGAAGTCATTATTTTCGGCGGGGATGATCTATTCGTTTCCTGGCCGGACGACAAAGTCGCGCTATCAGATATCGAAAACGTGAAACGAGTATTTCTTGAGATGACCGGCAACACCATGAGCGTCGGATTGGGCCGGTCACCGAAGGAGGCCATGCACAACCTTCGCCGCGCGAAGTTACTCGGCAAAGACAAGATCGTTCAACCGTTGTGA
- the clpB gene encoding ATP-dependent chaperone ClpB → MDPNRLTQKSQEALHDAQSKALHFGHTEVDGEHLLAALLDQADGLAPRVVERAGGDLERLRAELEAELSRRPRVSGPGAAPGQVYLTQRVARLLDAADREARRLRDEYVSVEHLLMALLEEGPETAAGRILREEGLTRDRFLQALTGIRGAQRVTSAMPEVAYEALEKYGRDLVADARAGRLDPVIGRDTEIRRVVQILSRKTKNNPVLIGDPGVGKTAIVEGLAQRIAAGDVPEGLRDKTIFSLDMGALVAGAKYRGEFEERLKAVLNEVKAAAGQILLFVDELHTVVGAGAAEGAVDAGNMLKPMLARGELHMIGATTVQEYRQRIEKDAALERRFQPVLVDEPSVEDAISILRGLRERLEVFHGVRIQDNALVAAVVLSHRYISDRYLPDKAIDLVDEACAMLRTEIDSMPAELDELTRRVTRLEIEEAALAKEDDPASRERLEELRKELADARAEANSMRAQWEAERNALRKVQALRQEIESVRHQAEVAEREYDLNLAAELRHGRLPELRRRLEAEEERLESRLGRRRLLREVVTEEEIAQIVSRWTGIPVSRLQESEREKVLRLDEVLHQRVVGQDEAVRLVSDAIIRARAGVQDPRRPIGSFIFLGPTGVGKTELAKSLAAALFDTEDNMVRLDMSEYQERHTVSRLVGAPPGYVGYEEGGQLTEAVRRKPYSVVLFDEIEKAHPDVFNALLQVLDDGRLTDAQGRTVDFRNTVIIMTSNIGSEYLLEGVTPGGEIKPEGRELVMAALRRHFRPEFLNRVDEIVLFKPLTEPEIERIVELMVADLRRRLADRRIALRMTQAARAYIARQGFDPVYGARPLRRYIARELETRVGRALLTGEVQDGSVINVDVAEGELVIEFADFED, encoded by the coding sequence GTGGATCCGAACCGTCTGACGCAGAAGTCGCAGGAGGCGCTGCACGACGCGCAGTCGAAGGCGCTGCACTTCGGGCACACCGAGGTCGACGGGGAGCACCTGCTCGCCGCGCTGCTCGACCAGGCCGACGGGCTCGCGCCCCGGGTCGTCGAACGGGCGGGCGGCGACCTGGAGCGGCTGCGGGCCGAGCTGGAGGCCGAGCTGTCCCGCCGTCCCCGGGTGAGCGGGCCGGGCGCGGCGCCCGGCCAGGTCTACCTGACCCAGCGGGTGGCCCGGCTGCTGGATGCGGCCGACCGTGAGGCGCGGCGGCTGCGCGACGAGTACGTGTCGGTCGAGCACCTGCTCATGGCGCTGCTCGAGGAGGGGCCGGAGACCGCGGCCGGGCGCATCCTGCGCGAGGAAGGGCTCACCCGCGACCGGTTCCTGCAGGCGCTCACCGGCATCCGCGGCGCCCAGCGGGTCACCTCGGCCATGCCCGAGGTGGCGTACGAGGCGCTGGAGAAGTACGGCCGCGACCTGGTGGCGGACGCCCGCGCGGGGCGGCTCGACCCGGTGATCGGCCGGGACACCGAGATCCGCCGCGTGGTGCAGATCCTGTCCCGCAAGACCAAGAACAACCCGGTGCTCATCGGCGACCCCGGCGTCGGCAAGACCGCGATCGTCGAGGGCCTCGCCCAGCGCATCGCCGCCGGGGACGTGCCCGAGGGCCTGCGCGACAAGACGATCTTCAGCCTCGACATGGGCGCGCTCGTCGCCGGGGCGAAGTACCGAGGCGAGTTCGAGGAACGGCTCAAGGCGGTGCTCAACGAGGTGAAGGCCGCCGCCGGGCAAATCCTGCTGTTCGTCGACGAGCTGCACACCGTGGTCGGCGCAGGCGCGGCCGAGGGCGCGGTGGACGCGGGCAACATGCTCAAGCCGATGCTCGCCCGCGGCGAGCTGCACATGATCGGCGCGACCACGGTGCAGGAGTACCGGCAGCGCATCGAGAAGGACGCGGCGCTGGAGCGGCGGTTCCAGCCGGTGCTGGTGGACGAGCCGTCGGTGGAGGACGCCATCTCGATCCTGCGCGGCCTGCGGGAACGCCTCGAGGTGTTCCACGGGGTGCGCATCCAGGACAACGCGCTCGTCGCCGCGGTCGTGCTCAGCCACCGGTACATCTCCGACCGCTACCTGCCGGACAAGGCGATCGACCTGGTGGACGAGGCGTGCGCGATGCTGCGCACCGAGATCGACTCGATGCCCGCCGAGCTCGACGAACTCACCCGGCGGGTCACCCGGCTGGAGATCGAGGAGGCCGCGCTCGCCAAGGAGGACGACCCGGCGAGCCGGGAACGGCTGGAGGAGCTGCGCAAGGAGCTCGCCGACGCGCGCGCCGAGGCGAACTCGATGCGGGCCCAGTGGGAGGCCGAGCGGAACGCGCTGCGCAAGGTGCAGGCGCTGCGCCAGGAGATCGAGTCGGTACGGCACCAGGCCGAGGTGGCCGAGCGGGAGTACGACCTCAACCTCGCCGCCGAGCTGCGCCACGGCAGGTTGCCCGAGCTGCGGCGGCGGCTGGAGGCCGAGGAGGAGCGGCTGGAGTCGCGGCTCGGCCGGCGGCGGCTGCTGCGCGAGGTGGTCACCGAGGAGGAGATCGCCCAGATCGTGTCCCGGTGGACCGGCATCCCGGTGAGCAGGCTGCAGGAGAGCGAGCGGGAGAAGGTGCTGCGGCTCGACGAGGTGCTGCACCAGCGGGTGGTCGGCCAGGACGAGGCGGTCCGGCTCGTCTCGGACGCGATCATCCGGGCGCGGGCCGGGGTTCAGGACCCGCGGCGGCCGATCGGGTCGTTCATCTTCCTCGGGCCCACCGGGGTCGGCAAGACCGAGCTCGCCAAGTCGCTCGCCGCGGCGCTGTTCGACACCGAGGACAACATGGTGCGGCTCGACATGAGCGAGTACCAGGAGCGGCACACGGTGAGCCGGCTCGTCGGCGCGCCGCCCGGCTACGTGGGTTACGAGGAGGGCGGCCAGCTCACCGAGGCGGTGCGGCGCAAGCCGTACTCGGTGGTGCTGTTCGACGAGATCGAGAAGGCGCACCCGGACGTGTTCAACGCGCTGCTGCAGGTGCTCGACGACGGGCGGCTCACCGACGCGCAGGGCCGTACCGTGGACTTCCGCAACACCGTGATCATCATGACCTCGAACATCGGGTCGGAGTACCTGCTCGAGGGGGTCACGCCGGGCGGCGAGATCAAGCCGGAGGGCCGGGAGCTGGTGATGGCCGCGCTGCGGCGGCACTTCCGGCCGGAGTTCCTCAACCGGGTCGACGAGATCGTGCTGTTCAAGCCGCTCACCGAGCCGGAGATCGAGCGGATCGTCGAGCTCATGGTCGCCGACCTGCGTCGCCGGCTCGCCGACCGGCGGATCGCGCTGCGGATGACCCAGGCGGCGCGCGCCTACATCGCCCGGCAGGGGTTCGACCCGGTGTACGGGGCGCGGCCGCTGCGCCGGTACATCGCGCGCGAGCTGGAGACCCGGGTCGGCCGCGCCCTGCTCACCGGTGAGGTTCAGGACGGCTCGGTGATCAACGTGGACGTCGCCGAGGGCGAGCTCGTCATCGAGTTCGCCGACTTCGAGGACTGA
- a CDS encoding ABC transporter ATP-binding protein has product MAALEIRDLHKHYDGFRALDGANLTVPEGSLYGLLGPNGAGKTTLMKSVAGLRRPNSGRIHLFGRPLERRLLTQVGALLESPGLWAHLDAVAHLRIHARLRGVPQRRIDEVLELVKLTEVRSRKVAKYSLGMRWRLGIAIALLGRPRLVVLDEPMNGLDPVGIRDMRATLRSLAETGTTVMISSHQLAEVSQVCDQVGVLVAGRTAYEGPLHGLAVDGDLEEGFFRLLEQAGSDVR; this is encoded by the coding sequence GTGGCGGCGCTGGAGATCAGGGATCTGCACAAGCACTACGACGGTTTCCGCGCGCTCGACGGCGCGAACCTCACCGTGCCGGAGGGTTCCCTCTACGGCCTGCTCGGTCCGAACGGCGCAGGCAAGACCACCCTGATGAAGTCGGTCGCCGGGCTGCGGCGCCCGAACTCGGGCCGGATCCACCTCTTCGGGCGGCCCCTCGAACGGCGGCTGCTGACCCAGGTCGGAGCGCTGCTCGAGTCGCCGGGCCTGTGGGCGCATCTCGACGCGGTCGCCCACCTGCGGATCCATGCCCGGCTGCGCGGGGTGCCGCAGCGCCGCATCGACGAGGTGCTGGAGCTGGTGAAGCTCACCGAGGTGAGGTCCCGCAAGGTCGCGAAGTACTCCCTCGGCATGCGGTGGCGGCTCGGCATCGCCATCGCGCTGCTCGGCCGACCCCGGCTGGTCGTGCTCGACGAGCCGATGAACGGGCTCGATCCGGTCGGGATCAGGGATATGCGGGCCACGTTACGTTCGCTCGCCGAGACCGGCACCACCGTCATGATCTCCAGTCACCAGCTGGCGGAGGTCTCGCAGGTCTGTGATCAGGTCGGTGTGCTGGTGGCCGGTCGGACCGCGTACGAGGGCCCGCTGCACGGCCTCGCCGTGGACGGCGACCTCGAAGAGGGTTTCTTCCGCCTGCTCGAGCAGGCAGGGTCCGACGTGCGGTGA
- a CDS encoding methyltransferase family protein: protein MKKTRAAIGSAAFFIAAPGTVTVLIPWLITDWESRDLLPETLSWATPVLRAAGIALILAGSAVVINAFVRFVVNGLGTPAPVAPPEHLVVTGLYRHVRNPMYVGVLAVIIGEALLLGRWELLVYAAIAFACMYTFVRGYEEPQLRRQFGQEYETYRAAVPGWWPRLRPWRP, encoded by the coding sequence ATGAAAAAGACACGTGCGGCCATCGGAAGCGCCGCCTTCTTCATCGCCGCCCCCGGCACGGTGACCGTCCTGATCCCATGGCTGATCACTGACTGGGAGAGCCGCGACCTGCTGCCCGAAACGCTCTCCTGGGCGACGCCCGTGCTCCGGGCCGCCGGAATCGCGCTCATCCTGGCGGGCTCCGCCGTGGTGATCAACGCGTTCGTGCGGTTCGTGGTGAACGGCCTGGGCACGCCCGCGCCCGTCGCGCCACCCGAGCACCTGGTGGTGACCGGCCTCTACCGGCACGTGCGGAATCCCATGTACGTGGGCGTGCTGGCCGTGATCATCGGCGAGGCCCTGCTACTCGGCCGGTGGGAGCTGCTGGTGTACGCCGCCATCGCGTTCGCCTGCATGTACACCTTCGTCCGCGGCTACGAGGAGCCGCAGCTGCGCAGGCAGTTCGGGCAGGAGTACGAGACCTACCGCGCGGCCGTACCGGGATGGTGGCCGCGCCTGCGCCCCTGGCGACCGTGA
- a CDS encoding ABC transporter permease — translation MNDQDATDLPRSGPDLARPPDSVTGPVDSPSMATLISTELVRLRSGFIGWYTVLAPIVIAIPLYAGSLLSPEGRSGRLWDSFSNVTLEFWGVLIPMTAGLIAALAIRADTEPWRFLFSYAIPRWRYFTAKVAALAIVQLVSATILVVMLAGGALLTGQLADAASMILGSAYLSWAAGLAATAIAVLLSAAWGIGPGIAWGVAGMLAGALIADKSIWYALPPAWPMRVILPLAEIYPNGLPLDPNSPLRDMTVIPVAIALSVAATVVTLVIGGRYMARKEI, via the coding sequence ATGAACGACCAAGACGCGACCGACCTGCCACGCAGCGGCCCGGACCTCGCGAGACCACCGGATTCCGTCACCGGCCCGGTCGATTCCCCGTCGATGGCCACCCTGATCTCCACGGAGCTGGTCAGGCTGCGATCCGGCTTCATCGGCTGGTACACGGTGCTGGCGCCGATCGTGATCGCGATTCCGCTCTATGCCGGATCGCTCCTTTCTCCGGAGGGTCGCTCCGGCCGGCTCTGGGACAGCTTCAGCAACGTGACGCTGGAGTTCTGGGGCGTGCTGATCCCGATGACCGCCGGTCTGATCGCGGCCCTGGCCATACGCGCCGACACCGAGCCCTGGCGCTTCCTGTTCTCGTACGCGATCCCGCGCTGGCGATACTTCACCGCGAAGGTCGCCGCACTGGCCATCGTCCAGTTGGTGTCGGCGACCATCCTGGTCGTGATGCTCGCCGGGGGTGCGCTGCTCACCGGGCAGCTCGCCGACGCCGCCTCGATGATCCTGGGTTCCGCCTACCTCTCGTGGGCGGCGGGGCTGGCGGCGACCGCGATCGCCGTCCTCCTCAGCGCCGCCTGGGGCATCGGCCCCGGCATCGCCTGGGGCGTGGCCGGGATGCTGGCCGGCGCGCTCATCGCCGACAAGTCGATCTGGTACGCGCTCCCGCCCGCATGGCCGATGCGCGTCATCCTCCCCCTCGCGGAGATCTATCCCAACGGGCTGCCGCTGGACCCGAACAGCCCGCTCCGCGACATGACGGTGATCCCGGTGGCCATCGCGCTCTCCGTCGCGGCGACGGTCGTGACGCTGGTGATCGGTGGCCGGTACATGGCGCGGAAGGAGATCTGA
- a CDS encoding acyl-CoA dehydrogenase yields the protein MAVAISEEHRELASMIRSFLRARQARAASRALLEAAEERPPEFWAEFADLGLIGLHLPEEYGGGGHGLPELVVVAEELGRAVAPGPFLPTMIASAVIADCGTAAQRAAHLPGLAAGETPAALGLSGSLTLAAEPDAGHGVVTGDVGVVLGAGPARLLVLAVGDDLVILDRGRPGVTVETPPNLDPARRSARVRLHAVPVTEDDLIRGGRPRAEAIARTLVAAEAVGGAAECTDMAVGYAKTRTQFARAIGSFQAVKHHCADMHVAAESAAAAVWDAARAAAGPQDRFELAAAVALALAVPAFARNAQLNIQVHGAIGLTWEHDAHLLLRRAATLAAVFPAHAAAEDVVRLGAKGVCREAAPDIPPEAEAARAEIRATAREIAALPAAERRRRLAETGYLQPQWPRPYGLAASAGLQRVIDEELAAAGVTRPRLGLTGWIMQALIRHGTRDQLDRYLRPALLGEETWCQMFSEPEAGSDAAGVRTRAVRTAGGWLVNGQKVWTSGAHRSRRALATVRTHPDAPKHDGITLMIIDLAAPGVEVRPIRRITGDAEFNEVFLTDVFVPDADVVGEPGRGWPIARETLADERVAVGAGDPFEITDAYTRDRLLSYGERIPGGAARIGRHLAERHALSLLNLRRAITAAPPGPQGSVTKLILAEHNHETAALLADLAGAEAAFTDGPGAAAALQTLRSRIMSVAWGTSEIQRNLIAERILGLPRDPLV from the coding sequence ATGGCCGTCGCCATCAGCGAAGAACACCGCGAACTGGCCTCGATGATCCGTTCGTTTCTGCGCGCGAGGCAGGCGCGCGCCGCGTCACGCGCCCTCCTGGAGGCCGCCGAGGAACGGCCGCCGGAGTTCTGGGCCGAGTTCGCCGACCTCGGCCTGATCGGCCTGCACCTGCCGGAGGAGTACGGCGGGGGCGGTCACGGCCTCCCCGAGCTCGTCGTGGTCGCCGAGGAGCTCGGCAGGGCGGTGGCGCCCGGCCCGTTCCTGCCCACGATGATCGCATCGGCGGTGATCGCCGACTGCGGCACCGCGGCCCAGCGGGCCGCGCACCTGCCCGGCCTGGCCGCCGGAGAGACCCCTGCGGCGCTCGGCCTGTCCGGCTCGCTCACCCTCGCCGCGGAGCCGGACGCCGGGCACGGCGTGGTCACCGGCGACGTCGGCGTGGTCCTGGGCGCCGGACCGGCCCGGCTGCTCGTCCTCGCCGTCGGCGACGACCTGGTGATCCTCGACCGGGGCCGCCCCGGCGTGACCGTGGAGACCCCGCCGAACCTCGACCCCGCCCGCCGTTCCGCCCGGGTCCGCCTGCACGCCGTACCCGTCACCGAGGACGACCTGATCCGCGGCGGCCGCCCCCGCGCCGAGGCGATCGCCCGCACCCTGGTCGCGGCCGAGGCCGTGGGCGGCGCCGCCGAGTGCACCGACATGGCCGTCGGGTACGCCAAGACCCGCACCCAGTTCGCCCGGGCCATCGGGTCCTTCCAGGCGGTCAAGCACCACTGCGCCGACATGCACGTGGCCGCCGAGTCGGCCGCCGCCGCGGTGTGGGACGCGGCCCGCGCCGCCGCCGGCCCGCAGGACCGGTTCGAGCTCGCCGCCGCCGTGGCCCTCGCGCTCGCCGTACCCGCCTTCGCCCGCAACGCCCAGCTCAACATCCAGGTCCACGGGGCGATCGGCCTCACCTGGGAGCACGACGCCCACCTGCTGCTGCGCCGGGCCGCCACCCTCGCGGCCGTCTTCCCCGCGCACGCCGCCGCCGAGGACGTGGTACGGCTCGGCGCCAAGGGCGTGTGCCGCGAAGCCGCACCCGACATCCCGCCCGAGGCCGAGGCGGCCCGCGCCGAGATACGGGCCACCGCCCGCGAGATCGCCGCCCTGCCCGCCGCCGAGCGGCGCCGCAGGCTCGCCGAGACCGGGTACCTGCAGCCGCAGTGGCCCCGGCCGTACGGCCTGGCGGCGAGCGCCGGCCTGCAGCGGGTCATCGACGAGGAGCTCGCCGCCGCTGGCGTGACCCGGCCGCGGCTCGGCCTCACCGGCTGGATCATGCAGGCGCTGATCCGGCACGGCACCCGGGACCAGCTCGACCGCTACCTGCGGCCCGCCCTGCTCGGCGAGGAGACCTGGTGCCAGATGTTCAGCGAGCCCGAGGCCGGTTCCGACGCGGCCGGTGTCCGCACCCGGGCCGTGCGCACCGCGGGCGGCTGGCTGGTCAACGGCCAGAAGGTGTGGACGAGCGGTGCCCACCGCAGCCGCCGCGCCCTCGCCACCGTCCGCACCCACCCGGACGCGCCGAAACACGACGGCATCACCCTGATGATCATCGACCTGGCGGCCCCCGGCGTCGAGGTGCGCCCGATCCGCCGGATCACCGGCGACGCCGAGTTCAACGAGGTCTTCCTCACCGACGTGTTCGTCCCCGACGCCGACGTCGTCGGCGAGCCCGGCCGCGGCTGGCCCATCGCCCGCGAGACCCTCGCCGACGAACGCGTCGCCGTCGGCGCGGGCGACCCCTTCGAGATCACCGACGCCTACACCCGCGACCGGCTCCTCAGCTACGGCGAGCGCATCCCCGGCGGGGCGGCCCGCATCGGCCGCCACCTGGCCGAACGCCACGCCCTGTCCCTCCTCAACCTGCGCCGCGCCATCACCGCCGCACCGCCGGGCCCCCAGGGCAGCGTCACCAAGCTCATCCTCGCCGAACACAACCACGAGACCGCCGCCCTCCTCGCCGACCTCGCCGGTGCCGAGGCCGCCTTCACCGACGGCCCCGGCGCCGCCGCGGCCCTGCAGACCCTCCGCAGCCGCATCATGTCCGTCGCCTGGGGCACCTCCGAGATCCAGCGCAACCTGATCGCCGAACGCATCCTCGGCCTCCCCCGCGACCCGCTCGTCTGA
- a CDS encoding fumarylacetoacetate hydrolase family protein, protein MRVVRFISPATGRSALGVDDGEVITELSGLTGVADLLRLPLAEVRERCAAADGPRHETAKARLLPPVDGRMEVWAAGVTYERSRDARKVESEKAADVYELVYDAERPELFFKSAAWRVTGDGESVAIRADSAVDVPEPELGLVLNRHAEIAGYTVVNDMSSRTIEGENPLYLPQAKVYLGGCGVGPAIRPAWEVADPYALAIELVIRRDGEVAWSGTASTAQLHRRLDDLVAYLFRADVFPDGVVLATGTCLVPDLPFTLRPGDEIAITIAEVGTLTSSVVEGKENLAWLAAAADDPARRAPGLP, encoded by the coding sequence ATGCGTGTCGTGCGATTTATCAGCCCGGCGACCGGCCGCAGCGCGCTCGGCGTCGACGACGGGGAAGTGATCACCGAGCTGTCCGGCCTCACGGGGGTGGCCGACCTGCTGCGGCTCCCGCTCGCCGAGGTGCGCGAGCGGTGCGCCGCCGCCGACGGGCCCCGCCACGAGACCGCGAAGGCGCGGCTGCTGCCCCCGGTCGACGGCCGCATGGAGGTGTGGGCCGCCGGGGTCACCTACGAGCGGTCCCGGGACGCCCGGAAGGTGGAGAGCGAGAAGGCGGCCGACGTCTACGAGCTCGTCTACGACGCCGAGCGGCCCGAGCTGTTCTTCAAGTCCGCGGCCTGGCGGGTGACCGGCGACGGCGAGTCCGTGGCGATCCGTGCCGACTCCGCGGTCGACGTGCCCGAACCCGAGCTCGGCCTCGTGCTCAACCGGCACGCCGAGATCGCCGGCTACACGGTGGTGAACGACATGAGCTCGCGCACCATCGAGGGCGAGAACCCGCTCTATCTGCCGCAGGCCAAGGTGTACCTGGGCGGCTGCGGCGTCGGCCCGGCGATCCGCCCGGCCTGGGAGGTGGCCGACCCGTACGCGCTCGCCATCGAGCTCGTCATCCGCCGCGACGGCGAGGTCGCCTGGTCCGGTACGGCGAGCACGGCCCAGCTCCACCGCAGGCTCGACGACCTCGTGGCGTACCTGTTCCGCGCCGACGTGTTCCCCGACGGTGTGGTGCTCGCCACCGGCACCTGCCTCGTGCCGGACCTGCCGTTCACGCTGCGCCCCGGCGACGAGATCGCGATCACCATCGCCGAGGTGGGCACGCTCACCTCCTCCGTGGTCGAGGGCAAGGAGAACCTCGCCTGGCTCGCCGCGGCCGCCGACGACCCGGCGCGCCGGGCGCCCGGCCTGCCGTGA